The following proteins are encoded in a genomic region of Synechococcus sp. CBW1002:
- a CDS encoding IS3 family transposase: protein MRKLVDHDHPELSISRQCALLGLPRSTLYYRPTPVRVSTLRIMARIDALYLEDPCSGSRRMVDYLAQDGIPISRDRVRNLMRRMGLRAIYQKPRTTVPGDPSVRFPCLVDLTQVTSVDQVWATDITYIPLQKGFLYLVAIMDLHSRHVLSWRLSNSLDTKFCLEALEMALGGGRRPEIFHSDQGCQFTSADFVARLKGERIQISWSGRKRCYDNILVERLWRTVKYEEVYLRAYSDGWDAEISLARFLWRYCHARPHSSLGGKTPHAVYTEAEPCSTRPGLTMSGAGTVQ from the coding sequence CTGCGCAAGCTGGTCGATCACGACCACCCCGAGCTCAGCATCAGCAGGCAGTGTGCGCTGCTGGGGCTGCCTCGATCCACGCTGTACTACCGGCCGACACCGGTCCGTGTATCGACGCTGCGGATCATGGCCAGGATCGATGCTCTCTACCTGGAGGATCCCTGCAGCGGCAGCCGCCGGATGGTGGACTATCTGGCCCAAGATGGTATCCCGATCAGCCGAGATCGAGTGCGAAACCTCATGCGGCGCATGGGATTACGGGCGATCTACCAGAAGCCCCGGACGACGGTTCCAGGTGATCCGTCCGTGCGGTTCCCCTGCCTGGTGGACCTCACGCAGGTCACGTCGGTGGATCAGGTCTGGGCGACCGACATCACCTACATCCCTCTGCAGAAAGGGTTCCTCTATCTGGTGGCGATCATGGATCTCCATTCCAGGCATGTGCTCAGCTGGAGGCTCTCCAACAGCCTTGACACGAAGTTCTGTCTGGAGGCCCTGGAGATGGCCTTGGGAGGCGGCCGTAGGCCAGAGATCTTCCACTCCGATCAAGGCTGTCAGTTCACGTCCGCTGACTTTGTGGCCAGACTCAAAGGGGAGCGGATCCAGATCAGCTGGTCCGGCAGAAAGCGGTGCTACGACAACATCCTTGTTGAACGGCTGTGGAGGACTGTCAAGTACGAGGAGGTCTACCTACGGGCATACAGCGATGGCTGGGACGCTGAAATCAGCCTGGCCCGCTTCCTGTGGCGGTATTGCCATGCAAGACCTCACAGTTCCCTTGGAGGCAAAACTCCCCACGCGGTCTACACTGAGGCCGAACCATGTTCCACCCGTCCTGGGTTAACGATGTCAGGGGCCGGAACTGTCCAATAA
- a CDS encoding transposase produces the protein MQPPYDAALREAVRLRMSPPNLESVAEIARDTGITAQTIYNWRSQWQKQGQLVPATNRPPEQWSAADKLAAVIQAAGLNGSELGSFCRERGLYPKQVARWRQAAEDANGPSAPSMADQRELQRKNQELVRRNRQLERELQKKEKALTEAATLLMLSKKFNQIFQPDEDP, from the coding sequence ATGCAACCGCCCTATGACGCCGCTCTGCGGGAAGCCGTCCGCCTGCGGATGAGCCCTCCGAACCTTGAGAGCGTGGCTGAGATCGCCCGCGACACCGGGATCACGGCGCAGACCATCTACAACTGGCGGAGCCAGTGGCAGAAGCAGGGCCAGCTGGTGCCTGCCACGAACCGGCCGCCGGAGCAGTGGAGCGCTGCCGACAAGCTGGCAGCCGTGATCCAGGCCGCAGGACTGAACGGAAGCGAGCTCGGGTCGTTCTGCAGGGAGCGGGGGCTGTACCCCAAGCAGGTTGCCCGTTGGCGCCAGGCCGCCGAGGATGCCAATGGCCCCAGCGCGCCGAGCATGGCTGATCAGCGGGAACTGCAACGCAAGAATCAGGAACTGGTCCGGCGGAATCGCCAGCTGGAGCGTGAATTGCAGAAGAAAGAAAAAGCACTGACAGAAGCGGCGACGTTGTTGATGCTCTCAAAAAAGTTCAACCAGATCTTTCAACCGGACGAGGATCCTTGA
- a CDS encoding IS66 family transposase: MTTPPAGISEADWAATPVGVKAGFLELVSQCQRQQQEIEQLRIQLTALATELAHLRERIGRSSRNSSKPPSSDGQGFKPPERRKGSGRKRGGQPGHPGSGPELLPIERVDEVVEHHPQACRRCGTLLQGQDPEPLRHQVIEIPPITPLVIEHRLHRLVCPCCTTSTCASLPAEVEVSHYGPRLSALVGLLGSAFPLSFSKTQALLDQLLGVQISRGAMATIRQRLSAALEQPMQEALAFARQQSVVYVDETGAPTGNADGGNPDGRRGWEWVMVTAMGVTVFLQSLSRSAAAAIDLLGNAFGGIVVSDRFSAYNHLPLEQRQLCWAHVIRDLTAIADRQGASGEIGAELLGLQQQLFAQWHRYKDGTIDWSTLQQGCRPIRQAFVGTLQRVVELGCQRGERTPWAKTVRTCHQLLQVSDGLWTFLEIEGIEPTNNAAERALRHSVIQRKISHGVQSRQGAICRSRLLTVTTSLRQQGRDIWQFLEQALIAHHRGGEMPSLLPNP, from the coding sequence ATGACCACCCCACCGGCCGGGATTTCAGAAGCCGATTGGGCCGCCACCCCGGTGGGAGTGAAGGCTGGATTTCTTGAGCTGGTCAGTCAGTGCCAGAGGCAGCAACAGGAGATCGAGCAGCTCCGCATCCAGCTCACCGCCCTGGCGACCGAACTGGCCCATCTGCGCGAGCGGATCGGCCGCAGCTCCCGAAATTCTTCCAAGCCTCCCTCCAGTGATGGCCAGGGGTTTAAGCCGCCCGAACGACGCAAGGGCAGTGGCCGCAAGCGCGGCGGCCAGCCGGGCCATCCCGGATCTGGGCCGGAGCTGCTGCCGATCGAGCGGGTGGATGAGGTGGTCGAGCACCACCCCCAGGCCTGCCGCCGCTGCGGCACGTTGCTACAGGGTCAGGATCCCGAGCCCTTGAGGCACCAGGTGATCGAGATTCCACCGATCACGCCTCTGGTGATCGAGCACCGGCTGCACCGCCTGGTCTGCCCCTGCTGTACCACCAGCACCTGTGCCTCGTTACCGGCGGAGGTGGAAGTAAGCCATTACGGTCCCCGGCTCAGTGCTCTGGTGGGTCTGCTGGGTAGTGCCTTCCCGTTGAGTTTCAGCAAGACCCAGGCGCTGCTGGATCAGCTGCTGGGGGTACAGATCAGCCGGGGAGCGATGGCCACTATCCGCCAGCGCTTGAGTGCAGCACTGGAGCAGCCCATGCAGGAGGCCCTTGCGTTTGCCCGTCAGCAGTCGGTGGTCTATGTCGATGAAACCGGTGCCCCCACCGGTAATGCCGATGGGGGCAACCCCGATGGCCGGCGCGGCTGGGAGTGGGTCATGGTGACCGCCATGGGGGTGACAGTGTTCTTGCAGAGCCTGAGCCGCTCGGCTGCCGCCGCGATCGACCTGCTCGGGAATGCCTTTGGCGGAATTGTGGTGAGCGATCGCTTCTCCGCCTACAACCATCTCCCGCTGGAGCAGCGCCAGCTGTGCTGGGCGCACGTGATCCGCGATCTCACTGCCATCGCTGACCGTCAGGGCGCCAGCGGTGAGATTGGAGCGGAGCTGCTGGGCCTGCAGCAGCAGCTGTTTGCCCAGTGGCACCGCTACAAAGACGGAACGATCGACTGGTCCACGTTGCAGCAGGGCTGTCGGCCGATCCGCCAGGCGTTTGTGGGCACGCTGCAGCGGGTTGTGGAGCTGGGCTGCCAGCGCGGCGAGCGAACGCCGTGGGCCAAGACGGTGCGTACCTGCCATCAGTTGCTGCAAGTGAGCGATGGCCTCTGGACCTTCCTGGAGATTGAAGGGATCGAGCCCACCAACAACGCAGCCGAGCGTGCCCTGCGCCATTCGGTGATTCAGCGCAAGATCAGCCATGGCGTCCAATCCCGCCAGGGTGCAATCTGCCGCAGCAGGTTGCTCACGGTCACCACCAGCCTGCGGCAACAGGGCCGTGATATCTGGCAGTTCCTGGAGCAGGCCTTGATCGCCCATCATCGCGGCGGTGAGATGCCATCGCTGTTGCCGAATCCCTGA
- a CDS encoding transposase, with translation MSKRRAHSPEFKARVAMEAISGRKTIQEIAADHAIHPIQVSQWKRQLLDGASELFTRGKKTKDKEEGQAKEAELFQQIGRLQMELEWLKKKSQLL, from the coding sequence ATGAGCAAGCGCCGCGCCCACAGCCCCGAGTTCAAGGCCAGGGTCGCCATGGAGGCGATCAGTGGCCGCAAGACGATCCAGGAGATCGCCGCCGACCACGCCATCCACCCGATCCAGGTGAGCCAGTGGAAGCGGCAGCTCCTGGACGGTGCCAGCGAGCTCTTCACCCGAGGCAAGAAGACCAAGGACAAGGAGGAGGGGCAGGCCAAGGAGGCGGAGCTGTTCCAGCAGATCGGACGGCTGCAGATGGAGCTGGAGTGGCTCAAAAAAAAGTCTCAACTGCTCTGA
- a CDS encoding IS3 family transposase — protein MIPSGDRGAIVALLQEGISRGLSAKAIADLFGLATRTLRRWGLMIRTQGFSCDQRKGASRHVMHRFSEEERQQVLSTVNDPRFADLTPGQIVAILAEEGVYVGSESTIYRIMRQEGLLNHRGRSRPPREPREPPVLEATGIHQVLAWDITLLPGPVKGQFYYLYMVMDVWSRRILGVEVHDRECGELAKHFFDRVCRDEGISSGSTTILHADNGAPMRSYTLAAKLAELGISLSFSRPRVSNDNAYVESWFRTMKYHQSYPVRRFRDLLSVRAWVDGFVDWYNAEHRHSGIKYVTPNQRHYGEADAICRVRQQTYEQARAQHPRRWARPPRDWAQPTVVRVNHPRPQDTVAA, from the coding sequence TTGATTCCGTCTGGCGATCGCGGTGCGATCGTCGCGCTTCTACAGGAAGGCATCAGTCGTGGCCTTTCGGCCAAGGCCATTGCTGATCTTTTCGGCCTGGCGACACGCACGCTGAGGCGATGGGGCTTGATGATTCGGACCCAGGGATTCAGCTGCGATCAACGCAAGGGAGCGTCCAGGCATGTCATGCATCGTTTCAGCGAGGAGGAGCGCCAACAGGTGTTGTCCACTGTCAACGATCCACGCTTTGCCGATCTCACGCCTGGTCAGATCGTGGCGATCCTTGCCGAGGAGGGAGTCTACGTGGGATCGGAGTCAACGATTTACCGCATCATGCGCCAGGAAGGCCTGTTAAATCATCGCGGCAGGAGCCGCCCACCGCGGGAGCCAAGAGAGCCACCCGTGCTGGAGGCAACGGGCATCCATCAAGTGCTGGCCTGGGATATCACCCTGTTGCCGGGGCCTGTGAAGGGTCAATTCTACTACCTTTATATGGTGATGGATGTGTGGAGCCGGCGCATCCTTGGCGTTGAGGTGCACGATCGTGAATGCGGCGAACTGGCCAAGCACTTCTTTGATCGTGTCTGCCGTGATGAAGGGATCAGCTCGGGGTCGACCACGATCCTGCACGCCGATAACGGAGCACCCATGCGCTCCTACACCTTGGCCGCCAAGCTGGCCGAGCTCGGCATCTCCCTGTCATTCTCGCGGCCGCGGGTGAGCAATGACAACGCCTACGTTGAGTCATGGTTCCGAACCATGAAATATCACCAGAGCTATCCAGTGCGTCGTTTCCGGGATCTTCTCTCAGTGCGTGCCTGGGTCGATGGTTTTGTTGACTGGTACAACGCTGAGCATCGTCACAGCGGCATCAAGTATGTGACGCCCAATCAACGTCACTACGGAGAAGCTGACGCGATCTGCAGAGTCCGTCAGCAGACCTATGAGCAGGCGCGTGCGCAACATCCACGCCGCTGGGCCAGGCCACCTCGCGATTGGGCTCAGCCAACAGTCGTGCGGGTCAACCATCCCAGACCGCAGGACACTGTCGCTGCTTGA